The Miscanthus floridulus cultivar M001 chromosome 17, ASM1932011v1, whole genome shotgun sequence genome has a window encoding:
- the LOC136518952 gene encoding NADH dehydrogenase [ubiquinone] iron-sulfur protein 7, mitochondrial codes for MTFGLACCAVETMHAGASHYDFDRFGVIFRPSPRQSDCMIIAGTLTIKMAPALRKVYDQMPEPRWVISMGSCANGGGYYHYSYSVVRGCDRIVPVDIYVPGSPPTAEALLYDVLQLQKKINRRNGFLHWWTK; via the exons ATGACGTTCGGGCTCGCCTGCTGCGCCGTGGAGACGATGCACGCCGGTGCCTCCCACTACGACTTCGACCGCTTCGGCGTCATCTTCCGCCCCTCGCCGCGCCAGTCCGACTGCATGATCATCGCCGGCACGCTCACCATCAAGATGGCGCCGGCGCTCCGCAA GGTCTACGACCAGATGCCGGAGCCTCGCTGGGTGATCTCGATGGGCAGCTGCGCCAATGGCGGCGGATACTACCACTACTCGTACTCCGTCGTGCGGGGCTGCGACCGGATTGTCCCGGTTGACATCTACGTCCCTGGATCCCCGCCAACCGCTGAGGCTCTGCTGTACGATGTTCTTCAGCTGCAGAAGAAGATCAACAGGCGCAACGGTTTCCTTCACTGGTGGACTAAGTAA